From one Ignavibacteria bacterium genomic stretch:
- the speA gene encoding biosynthetic arginine decarboxylase, with amino-acid sequence MRKWRAEDSSELYNVHGWGVSYFGVNEAGNVTVQPRKNKGPEIDLKQVIDEVVARDVSLPVLLRFPDILDDRIEKIALCFDKAGADYGYNGQYYSVYPIKVNQQRPVVEELVRYGERVNIGLEAGSKPELHAVLAIMGNPDALIICNGYKDEDYIELALLAQKMGKQIYVVVEKLNELRLINTISKRLGVRPNIGIRIKLAASGSGKWEESGGDNSKFGLNPAELLEAVDYARNENLLDCLRLIHFHLGSQITNIRRIKSGLREVSEYYVELMKQGCNIEFVDIGGGLGVDYDGSRSSYASSINYSIQEYANDAVATIVDAATRNSLPHPNLITESGRALTAHHSVLVFNVLETAKVPEWGETDTADDTDHELVREMHGILQNISPRAMFESWHDAQQVREEALDRFSLGLVDLAARAKVEKLYWSVARAVYDLSKELKNPPEELKPLQRLLAEKYFCNFSLFQSLPDSWAIDQLFPIMPIHRLCEKPTRMATLQDITCDSDGKVDRFIGGRDYRQTLPLHPMNSEPYYLAVFLVGAYQEILGDLHNLFGDTNAVHIVIKNNTYHIENIIDGETVADVLDYVQFDAKRLVRTMETWVNSSVQDGRISNHEGREFLNIYRSGLYGYTYLEE; translated from the coding sequence ATGCGTAAATGGCGGGCCGAGGATTCCTCGGAACTCTATAATGTTCACGGCTGGGGCGTGAGCTACTTTGGCGTGAACGAAGCCGGTAATGTTACTGTTCAGCCACGAAAGAATAAAGGACCGGAAATTGACCTGAAGCAGGTTATCGATGAGGTGGTGGCACGTGACGTGTCGCTCCCGGTTCTGCTTCGGTTTCCGGATATTTTGGATGACCGGATAGAGAAAATCGCGTTATGCTTTGATAAAGCCGGGGCAGACTACGGGTATAATGGCCAGTATTATTCTGTGTACCCCATCAAGGTGAACCAGCAGCGTCCCGTGGTTGAAGAGCTGGTGCGGTACGGAGAGCGGGTTAACATTGGTCTGGAAGCCGGCTCAAAGCCCGAGTTGCACGCCGTCCTTGCAATCATGGGAAACCCGGATGCACTGATTATTTGTAACGGGTACAAGGACGAAGATTATATTGAACTGGCGCTGCTGGCCCAGAAGATGGGAAAGCAGATTTATGTTGTTGTTGAGAAGCTCAACGAACTACGATTAATTAATACGATCAGTAAGCGGCTTGGTGTTCGGCCCAATATTGGCATTCGCATCAAACTTGCTGCATCGGGCAGCGGTAAATGGGAAGAAAGTGGTGGCGACAACAGCAAGTTCGGTTTGAACCCTGCCGAGCTTCTCGAAGCCGTGGATTATGCCCGTAACGAGAATCTTCTGGACTGTCTGCGGCTGATACACTTCCATCTGGGCTCGCAGATCACCAATATCCGAAGAATCAAGAGCGGTTTGCGTGAGGTCAGCGAGTACTACGTGGAACTGATGAAGCAGGGCTGCAATATCGAATTTGTTGATATTGGAGGGGGCTTGGGCGTTGACTATGACGGCTCGAGAAGTTCCTATGCATCCAGCATTAACTACAGCATCCAGGAATACGCCAATGATGCTGTTGCAACAATTGTGGATGCTGCAACCAGGAACTCACTGCCACATCCAAACCTCATCACCGAAAGCGGCAGGGCACTCACTGCCCACCATTCAGTGCTTGTGTTCAACGTTCTTGAAACCGCTAAGGTCCCAGAGTGGGGAGAAACTGACACCGCCGATGATACCGATCACGAGCTGGTTCGTGAGATGCATGGTATTCTTCAGAATATCAGTCCACGGGCAATGTTCGAATCGTGGCACGATGCTCAGCAGGTACGCGAAGAAGCGTTGGACAGGTTCTCGCTCGGGCTGGTGGATCTTGCAGCACGCGCCAAGGTCGAAAAACTATACTGGTCAGTTGCACGGGCTGTGTACGACCTTTCGAAAGAGCTGAAAAACCCGCCGGAAGAACTCAAGCCCCTTCAAAGACTCCTGGCAGAAAAATATTTCTGCAACTTCAGTCTGTTCCAGTCTCTGCCTGATAGCTGGGCAATCGATCAACTGTTTCCAATCATGCCAATACACAGGCTGTGTGAAAAACCAACTCGGATGGCAACGCTGCAGGATATTACATGCGACAGTGACGGGAAGGTTGACAGGTTTATCGGGGGACGCGATTACCGGCAAACGTTGCCGCTACATCCGATGAACTCAGAGCCATACTACCTTGCCGTTTTCCTGGTTGGTGCATATCAGGAAATTCTTGGCGATCTGCACAATTTGTTTGGTGATACGAATGCTGTACATATTGTGATTAAGAACAACACCTACCATATTGAAAATATTATTGACGGGGAGACGGTGGCCGATGTACTGGACTATGTACAGTTCGATGCAAAACGGCTGGTGCGGACAATGGAAACCTGGGTTAATTCATCGGTACAGGACGGGAGGATAAGTAATCACGAAGGGAGAGAATTCCTCAATATTTATCGCTCCGGTCTTTATGGCTATACCTACCTTGAAGAGTAA
- a CDS encoding OmpA family protein, translated as MAIPTLKSNYRYEPVLLKNIVRTILIAAAMTGAIPVCAADMPVVYRDDFSTATQVWPVGNWGDRIAGISDGMYHLRKLSPGGLWFIPAPQIFLDINADYDIELRLRFNSGQKDKIIGIGYMAADVNYVNVVGYTADGSLGAFRISSGRYEDVVTPVPSASVKQNNEWNTITVRRRGSAIAIVINDDITTYTEEPRLFGRAFGIVVTGSIAVEADYIEVRQTQQPIRLAADYPKDVVRENLGPNVNTYSGDLSPVITADGRQLYIGRYPYEGNIGHPSTEDIYVSDLQPDGLWGRMRNIGRPLNNEGSNFLISITPDGNTALVGNTYRPDGRPLSGGVSISYRTEGGWTVPREVIIRNYYNRNRFAEYSLSPSGQQLIMAIQRDDSKGDKDMYVSHLLSDGTFSAPQHIQTLSTWGNEMSPFVAADGVTMYYATDGLKGYGSMDIWVTRRLDDTWLNWTEPENMGPSVNSDKWDGYFTVPAKGDYAYLSAANNTDGSADIYRIRLTKGVRPQPVFLVRGHVLDAVTRKPIAARVAYESLTHRMAVGTARSALPEGSYSIALPSGDLYGFRAEAEGYYPVSDQLDARKLEEYTELERDLLLVPLRVNETIKLSNIFFDFGKSTLRDESLPELERLLALLRSRPSLVIELQGHTDNVGSDDANKALSKDRVEAVRTYLVNNGIDEKRLMAVGYGKSKPVASNDTEEGRQQNRRVEFKIVKM; from the coding sequence ATGGCTATACCTACCTTGAAGAGTAATTATCGTTACGAACCGGTCCTGTTAAAGAACATTGTTCGTACAATACTGATTGCAGCAGCCATGACAGGTGCAATACCTGTCTGCGCCGCCGATATGCCTGTTGTGTATCGTGATGATTTTAGTACCGCGACACAGGTTTGGCCAGTCGGGAATTGGGGCGACAGGATTGCAGGAATTTCTGATGGAATGTATCATCTGCGGAAGCTGAGCCCGGGAGGTCTGTGGTTTATTCCTGCCCCACAGATTTTTCTCGATATCAACGCCGATTACGACATTGAACTGCGTCTGCGCTTTAACTCGGGGCAGAAGGATAAGATCATCGGTATTGGCTACATGGCTGCTGATGTGAACTACGTGAATGTTGTTGGATATACGGCTGACGGCAGCCTGGGTGCTTTTCGAATAAGCTCCGGGAGATACGAAGATGTTGTTACTCCCGTACCATCAGCTTCAGTAAAGCAGAACAATGAGTGGAATACGATTACGGTTCGGCGGAGGGGATCGGCAATTGCAATCGTCATCAATGACGATATCACGACGTATACCGAAGAGCCACGATTATTCGGACGTGCTTTCGGTATCGTGGTTACGGGAAGCATTGCTGTTGAAGCTGATTACATTGAAGTCAGACAAACACAGCAACCAATACGCCTTGCTGCCGATTATCCAAAGGATGTGGTTCGCGAAAACCTTGGGCCGAATGTGAATACCTACAGCGGTGATCTTTCACCGGTCATCACCGCTGATGGACGACAACTGTACATCGGACGCTACCCTTATGAAGGGAATATCGGCCACCCGTCAACCGAAGATATCTACGTAAGTGACCTGCAACCCGACGGATTGTGGGGAAGGATGAGAAATATCGGCCGCCCGCTCAATAACGAAGGGAGCAATTTCCTTATCTCGATTACACCCGATGGGAATACGGCACTGGTGGGGAATACGTACAGGCCTGACGGCCGCCCGCTTTCCGGAGGTGTTAGTATTTCGTACCGAACAGAAGGGGGATGGACGGTGCCAAGGGAAGTTATTATCCGAAATTACTATAACAGAAACAGATTCGCTGAGTATTCACTCTCACCAAGCGGGCAGCAACTGATCATGGCAATTCAGCGTGATGACTCGAAGGGTGATAAGGATATGTATGTGTCGCACCTATTGTCGGACGGCACGTTTTCGGCTCCCCAGCATATCCAAACGCTCAGCACCTGGGGCAACGAAATGAGTCCGTTTGTTGCTGCCGACGGCGTAACGATGTACTATGCTACTGACGGTCTTAAAGGCTACGGTTCGATGGATATCTGGGTCACACGCCGGTTGGACGATACATGGCTGAACTGGACGGAACCCGAAAACATGGGACCAAGCGTAAACAGTGATAAGTGGGATGGTTACTTCACCGTTCCTGCAAAAGGTGATTATGCTTATCTAAGTGCAGCCAACAACACCGATGGCAGCGCCGACATCTATCGTATCCGGTTAACCAAGGGAGTGCGTCCACAACCTGTTTTCCTGGTGCGCGGTCATGTACTGGATGCCGTCACCAGGAAGCCGATTGCCGCCCGTGTTGCATACGAAAGCCTTACACACCGCATGGCTGTTGGAACAGCACGTTCTGCCTTGCCGGAGGGAAGTTACAGTATTGCCCTTCCGTCGGGCGATCTGTACGGCTTCAGGGCTGAAGCCGAGGGATACTATCCGGTTAGTGACCAGCTAGATGCCCGTAAGCTTGAAGAGTATACCGAACTTGAGCGTGATCTGCTCCTGGTTCCGCTCAGAGTTAACGAGACAATAAAGTTATCCAATATCTTTTTTGATTTTGGCAAGAGCACTTTGCGAGATGAATCACTACCCGAACTTGAACGACTCCTTGCATTGCTGCGCTCGCGCCCCTCGCTTGTGATTGAACTGCAGGGACATACCGATAACGTTGGATCGGATGACGCAAACAAGGCGTTGTCGAAAGATCGCGTGGAAGCCGTCAGAACGTATCTGGTCAATAACGGAATTGATGAAAAGCGCCTGATGGCTGTTGGCTACGGTAAATCTAAGCCGGTGGCCTCCAACGATACCGAGGAGGGCCGGCAGCAAAACCGTCGCGTTGAATTTAAAATCGTGAAGATGTGA
- a CDS encoding PKD domain-containing protein has protein sequence MMGVRAVGIAVVLLSLPALLLAWEREGLLTNARHHTSRWYQAILGNHANVDSVMLWMRLDSSAYTEPPSIEVYNAREWIRKHYLFSDATGKVDSRRYFPPRAAKTAAVVRTQANATWHCLGPFTWDKDAKKATGSEGIGVVRSIAVNPNAPTTFLAGTISAGVWRSADAGLTWTPVTDGIMAQEVHKVAFSATEPSVAYAALDVGLARSVDGGATWQLTSLDSRADYPALSHVECIAVSAANPHVVLVAVNKRLQLSRDAGATWQVIPGSDGTYWDLEANPAKGEEFYAIRKDGNVSTFWIVDEKGLSTGTGLPKPGQLDVTPRALIATSAAAPNSVWVLFAGKKDSVGGIWGLYKSDDQGRTFGRRCCGPDEPSMPTPLQPNLIDYNPMGLGLAQVTWDMAFAVSSTDTSFIVAGGIFAYVSSNGGQTWKATAPIHYDVQDAVIVGDTLWVSTDGGIQRSNDRGTTLEDRSAGICAVEVWGFGQAPGTGVMAIGAYHLPIFVRDDAVYDSRGFSAGWYPWSGADAMMADVHPDNTQWLYAKPWTSVRGYRHRSRFKTPIVRNLGIELGYLPFSNVAFHPVESYTIVAIDHNIPGVVRTTDNAETWTTLKKFSISGVHVRIAGSRPATMAAIGDGKLWHSTDVGATWSDITPSALQTLEKRIVDVAFDNEHPDTLWIVFGGGQQDVKVMRTTDAGASWQDISKGLYNLPVYCINVQSATGTVFVGTANGVYSMPPQDDAAGQWQPYGSGLPTCHVHYVHPDEIDGMLRIGTTRGIWEAALPKPDTVIARFGYDADTVRCQYVPVRFNDRSPVPSTVDSWRRWHFEGGDPAESSERSPQVFYNTPGTYQVTLEVGNSAGTDTCLVRRAVVVLGGECDVVDSKPGSCVDLTSAGDFIDLGSFNESVNEFTFTAWVKPVGFQAIHSAILCSDVVGDVRGELGVQFVTDSNELGILWKDADWSWKSGLRLIPDQWNHVAFSISPTRARLMVNGVMAEQPGVYKEQHLGSLQLMLGTYRYWADRNFNGYIDEVRLYRTSLSRNEILLHMHHPADPDDPRLLAWYQCNETGGVSLYDVAQSRHAILSGGARRVNSAIPYGSGVSSLVQAPLSDVQAYRITALGVQAAATRTDTTILLSRINRPAPAFPEPSVLVDARYFLVRTVSAASDFLDMVQFDVSDVEPGGSKRAPVFTVWQRPAYSEQLWQKAQGLSSYDSTLKRQTLKFNTMITANVELCLSLDNAPVSVQETRSTLQVFPNPATDHLKIVNSIPGDRITVLDSFGRILWQQTVVESHTIIPTAHLSSGCYYVFSGSHGIPFRVIH, from the coding sequence GTGATGGGTGTTCGTGCCGTTGGCATCGCTGTTGTTCTTCTCAGCCTTCCGGCTCTACTGCTGGCATGGGAGCGTGAGGGGCTGCTTACAAACGCTCGTCATCACACCAGTCGGTGGTATCAAGCTATCCTTGGCAATCATGCCAACGTGGATAGCGTGATGCTGTGGATGCGACTGGACTCGTCTGCCTATACCGAGCCGCCAAGTATCGAAGTTTATAATGCCAGGGAATGGATCCGAAAACACTACTTGTTTTCGGATGCTACAGGCAAGGTTGACAGCCGGAGGTATTTTCCGCCAAGGGCTGCAAAAACTGCTGCCGTGGTACGGACGCAGGCCAATGCCACGTGGCACTGCCTGGGACCATTTACTTGGGATAAGGATGCCAAGAAAGCCACCGGCTCTGAAGGTATCGGAGTGGTACGGAGTATTGCTGTTAACCCAAATGCTCCCACAACGTTTCTGGCGGGAACCATTAGTGCCGGTGTGTGGCGCTCTGCCGATGCAGGTTTAACCTGGACTCCGGTGACTGATGGAATCATGGCGCAGGAAGTTCATAAAGTTGCATTCTCTGCAACTGAACCATCGGTTGCCTACGCAGCACTCGATGTTGGCCTGGCCCGATCTGTTGACGGTGGAGCAACCTGGCAGCTGACGTCGCTAGACTCGCGCGCCGATTATCCGGCACTTTCACACGTTGAGTGCATAGCCGTCTCGGCAGCAAATCCACACGTCGTTCTTGTTGCCGTCAATAAACGGCTGCAGCTCAGCAGGGATGCCGGTGCAACATGGCAGGTAATTCCGGGATCGGATGGTACCTACTGGGATCTTGAAGCCAATCCTGCTAAAGGCGAAGAGTTCTACGCCATTCGGAAGGACGGCAACGTTAGCACATTTTGGATTGTTGATGAGAAGGGGCTTTCAACCGGTACTGGTTTACCCAAGCCCGGACAGCTTGATGTAACGCCACGAGCCCTAATTGCTACGTCGGCCGCCGCGCCAAATTCGGTATGGGTGCTGTTTGCAGGTAAAAAGGACAGCGTGGGCGGTATATGGGGGCTGTATAAAAGTGATGACCAAGGGAGAACATTCGGTCGAAGGTGCTGCGGGCCGGATGAACCATCGATGCCAACACCATTGCAACCTAACCTTATTGACTATAATCCAATGGGTCTTGGTCTTGCTCAGGTTACCTGGGATATGGCCTTTGCTGTTTCTTCCACCGATACCAGCTTTATCGTGGCAGGAGGGATTTTTGCCTATGTAAGCAGTAACGGCGGACAAACATGGAAGGCTACTGCACCAATACATTATGATGTTCAGGATGCCGTAATTGTAGGCGACACTCTTTGGGTATCCACCGACGGTGGAATTCAACGAAGCAATGACCGCGGAACCACACTGGAAGACAGAAGTGCCGGCATCTGCGCAGTCGAGGTATGGGGCTTTGGACAGGCACCGGGAACGGGCGTCATGGCAATTGGTGCCTACCATTTACCCATCTTTGTCCGTGACGATGCGGTTTACGACAGCAGGGGGTTCTCGGCTGGATGGTATCCGTGGTCGGGTGCAGATGCAATGATGGCTGATGTTCACCCCGATAATACCCAATGGCTGTACGCAAAGCCGTGGACGAGTGTTCGTGGCTATCGCCATCGTTCTCGTTTTAAAACACCAATAGTTCGGAACCTTGGAATCGAGCTGGGTTACCTTCCGTTCAGCAATGTTGCGTTTCATCCGGTTGAAAGCTACACCATTGTTGCGATTGATCACAATATCCCGGGTGTTGTTAGAACTACCGACAATGCAGAAACTTGGACTACATTAAAAAAGTTCAGTATATCAGGTGTTCATGTGCGTATTGCTGGTAGCCGGCCTGCAACCATGGCTGCTATTGGTGACGGGAAGCTCTGGCACTCTACAGATGTCGGTGCTACCTGGTCCGATATTACGCCTTCAGCTCTGCAAACCCTTGAAAAGCGCATTGTGGATGTTGCCTTTGATAATGAACATCCCGACACATTGTGGATTGTGTTCGGAGGTGGTCAGCAGGATGTTAAGGTCATGCGGACTACCGATGCAGGTGCCTCTTGGCAGGACATAAGTAAGGGGCTTTACAATCTTCCCGTGTATTGCATAAACGTTCAGTCAGCCACAGGAACTGTTTTTGTCGGGACGGCTAATGGTGTTTATTCAATGCCCCCGCAAGATGACGCTGCAGGCCAGTGGCAACCGTATGGAAGCGGTCTCCCAACCTGTCATGTTCACTACGTGCATCCTGATGAAATTGACGGTATGCTGCGGATTGGAACCACTCGCGGCATCTGGGAAGCTGCATTACCTAAGCCTGACACCGTTATTGCCCGCTTTGGGTATGATGCCGACACCGTTCGATGTCAGTATGTTCCGGTGCGCTTTAATGACCGCAGCCCTGTCCCATCTACTGTTGACTCATGGCGACGCTGGCATTTTGAAGGCGGAGATCCGGCCGAGAGCTCTGAGAGGTCACCACAGGTGTTCTACAACACACCCGGCACGTATCAGGTGACTCTCGAGGTTGGTAACAGTGCAGGTACAGACACCTGCCTGGTCAGACGCGCCGTTGTTGTATTAGGTGGTGAATGTGATGTTGTTGATTCCAAACCGGGATCGTGCGTTGACTTAACGTCGGCCGGAGATTTCATAGACCTTGGCAGCTTTAATGAATCAGTAAATGAGTTTACATTCACCGCCTGGGTGAAACCCGTCGGATTCCAAGCTATACACAGCGCCATTCTCTGTTCGGATGTCGTGGGTGACGTACGCGGCGAACTTGGTGTGCAATTTGTGACAGACAGTAATGAGCTTGGGATTTTGTGGAAGGATGCAGACTGGTCATGGAAGAGTGGTTTACGGCTTATTCCGGACCAGTGGAATCATGTTGCGTTCAGTATTAGCCCCACACGTGCACGGCTCATGGTTAACGGAGTAATGGCCGAACAGCCGGGAGTCTATAAGGAGCAGCACCTTGGCTCACTTCAACTCATGCTGGGAACGTATCGCTACTGGGCTGACAGGAATTTTAACGGCTATATCGATGAAGTACGGCTGTACAGAACGTCATTAAGCCGTAACGAGATCCTCTTGCACATGCATCATCCAGCCGATCCGGATGACCCGCGGCTTCTGGCATGGTATCAGTGCAACGAAACCGGTGGCGTAAGCCTGTACGATGTTGCGCAATCCAGGCATGCCATCCTTTCGGGTGGTGCACGGCGTGTGAACTCTGCTATTCCGTATGGCAGTGGAGTTAGCAGTCTTGTACAGGCACCGCTGTCAGATGTTCAAGCCTATCGGATTACGGCACTCGGAGTTCAGGCTGCCGCCACACGTACTGACACAACCATACTCCTCAGCAGGATCAACAGACCAGCCCCTGCCTTTCCGGAACCATCTGTATTGGTTGACGCACGGTACTTTCTTGTTCGTACTGTATCGGCGGCTAGTGACTTCCTTGATATGGTACAGTTTGATGTTTCGGATGTTGAACCGGGTGGCAGCAAACGGGCACCAGTATTTACTGTGTGGCAGCGTCCGGCATACAGTGAGCAGCTCTGGCAGAAGGCACAAGGGTTATCCAGCTATGATTCGACACTGAAGCGGCAGACGCTGAAGTTTAATACCATGATAACGGCAAATGTTGAGCTATGTCTGAGTCTCGATAATGCTCCGGTTAGCGTTCAGGAAACCCGATCAACCCTGCAGGTATTCCCAAATCCGGCTACTGACCATTTAAAAATAGTTAACAGTATCCCGGGTGACCGTATTACCGTTCTTGATTCGTTTGGCAGGATTCTATGGCAGCAGACTGTTGTCGAAAGCCATACGATTATTCCGACGGCACATCTGTCATCCGGCTGCTATTATGTGTTTTCCGGATCACACGGTATTCCGTTCCGAGTTATTCATTAG